One part of the Symphalangus syndactylus isolate Jambi chromosome 1, NHGRI_mSymSyn1-v2.1_pri, whole genome shotgun sequence genome encodes these proteins:
- the CCR4 gene encoding C-C chemokine receptor type 4, producing the protein MNPTDIADTTLDESIYSNYYLYESIPRPCTKEGIKAFGELFLPPLYSLVFVFGLLGNSVVVLVLFKYKRLRSMTDVYLLNLAISDLLFVFSLPFWGYYAADQWVFGLGLCKMISWMYLVGFYSGIFFVMLMSIDRYLAIVHAVFSLRARTLTYGVITSLATWSVAVFASLPGFLFSTCYTERNHTYCKTKYSLNSTTWKVLSSLEINILGLVIPLGIMLFCYSMIIRTLQHCKNEKKNKAVKMIFAVVVLFLGFWTPYNIVLFLETLVELEVLQDCAFERYLDYAIQATETLAFVHCCLNPIIYFFLGEKFRKYILQLFKTCRGLFVLCQYCGLLQIYSADTPSSSYTQSTMDHDLHDAL; encoded by the coding sequence ATGAACCCCACGGATATAGCAGACACCACCCTCGATGAAAGCATATACAGCAATTACTATCTGTATGAAAGTATCCCCAGGCCTTGCACCAAAGAAGGCATCAAGGCATTTGGGGAGCTCTTCCTGCCCCCACTGTATTCCTTGGTTTTTGTATTTGGTCTGCTTGGAAATTCTGTGGTGGTTCTGGTCCTGTTCAAATACAAGCGGCTCAGGTCCATGACTGATGTGTACCTGCTCAACCTTGCCATCTCGGATCTGCTCTTCGTGTTTTCCCTCCCTTTTTGGGGCTACTATGCAGCAGACCAGTGGGTTTTTGGGCTAGGTCTGTGCAAGATGATTTCCTGGATGTACTTGGTGGGCTTTTACAGCGGCATATTCTTTGTCATGCTTATGAGCATTGATAGATACCTGGCAATTGTGCACGCGGTGTTTTCCTTGAGGGCAAGGACCTTGACTTATGGGGTCATCACCAGTTTGGCTACATGGTCAGTGGCTGTGTTCGCCTCCCTTCCTGGCTTTCTGTTCAGCACTTGTTATACTGAGCGCAACCATACCTACTGCAAAACCAAGTACTCTCTCAACTCCACGACGTGGAAGGTTCTCAGCTCCCTGGAAATCAACATTCTCGGATTGGTGATCCCTTTAGGGATCATGCTGTTTTGCTACTCCATGATCATCAGGACCTTGCAGCATTGTAAAAACGAGAAGAAGAACAAGGCGGTGAAGATGATCTTTGCCGTGGTGGTCCTCTTCCTTGGGTTCTGGACACCTTACAACATAGTGCTCTTCCTAGAGACCCTGGTGGAGCTAGAAGTCCTTCAGGACTGCGCCTTTGAAAGATACTTGGACTATGCCATCCAGGCCACAGAAACTCTGGCGTTTGTTCACTGCTGCCTTAATCCCATCATCTACTTTTTTCTGGGGGAGAAATTTCGCAAGTACATCCTACAGCTCTTCAAAACCTGCAGGGGCCTTTTTGTGCTCTGCCAATACTGTGGGCTCCTCCAAATTTACTCTGCTGACACCCCCAGCTCATCTTACACGCAGTCCACCATGGATCATGATCTCCATGATGCTctgtag